One Leisingera sp. M658 genomic window carries:
- the phoU gene encoding phosphate signaling complex protein PhoU, with product MTAQHIASAFDRDLEAIQARIMKMGGLVEDAIREAAKALETRDEELALTVRQGDKAIDGLEELINEETARLIALRAPAASDLRLVLSVMKIAGNLERIGDYAKNMAKRTTVLAQGPNTSEGAAALRRMAREVERMLKDALDSYIQRDVELARDVIERDRDVDQMYNALFREFLTHMMEDPRNISACMHLHFIAKNTERMGDHVTAIAEQVIYLVTGEKPEEDRKKFDTTSTTPQEI from the coding sequence ATGACTGCACAGCATATTGCATCTGCTTTCGACCGTGACCTGGAGGCAATCCAAGCCCGGATCATGAAAATGGGCGGCCTGGTCGAGGACGCTATCCGCGAAGCCGCCAAGGCGCTTGAAACCCGCGATGAAGAACTGGCGCTGACTGTGCGCCAGGGCGACAAGGCCATCGACGGGCTGGAAGAATTGATCAACGAGGAAACCGCCCGGCTGATCGCGCTGCGCGCGCCTGCGGCCTCCGACCTGCGCCTGGTGCTCTCGGTGATGAAGATCGCCGGCAACCTGGAACGCATTGGCGACTATGCGAAAAACATGGCCAAGCGCACCACAGTGCTGGCTCAGGGGCCGAACACCAGCGAAGGCGCCGCCGCCCTGCGCCGCATGGCGCGCGAGGTAGAGCGGATGTTGAAGGACGCGCTTGATTCCTACATCCAGCGCGACGTTGAACTGGCCCGCGACGTGATCGAGCGCGACCGCGACGTGGATCAGATGTACAACGCCCTGTTCCGTGAATTTCTGACCCACATGATGGAAGATCCGCGCAACATTTCGGCCTGTATGCACTTGCATTTTATCGCAAAAAACACTGAACGCATGGGCGACCATGTGACCGCGATTGCAGAACAGGTGATCTATCTGGTCACCGGCGAGAAGCCGGAGGAAGACCGCAAGAAATTCGACACCACCTCAACCACACCGCAGGAGATCTGA
- a CDS encoding acyl-CoA dehydrogenase, whose product MTDKPALRAKDAPDLGRFNWEDPLRLEDQLTEDERMITASARAYAQEKLQPRVLSAYENEETDPEIFREMGGMGLLGTTIPEEYGGLGSGYVSYGLVAREVERVDSGYRSMMSVQSSLVMYPIYAYGSEEQRRKYLPKLATGEWIGCFGLTEPDAGSDPAGMKTRAEKTEGGYRLTGSKMWISNAPIADVFVVWAKSEAHGGKIRGFVLEKGLKGLSAPKIKNKASLRASVTGEIVMDGVEVGEDALLPHVQGLKGPFGCLNRARYGISWGAMGAAEACWHAARQYGLDRTQFGRPLANTQLFQLKLANMQTEITLGLQASLQVGRLMDAASAAPEMISIIKRNNCGKALDIARMARDMHGGNGISLEFNVIRHMVNLETVNTYEGTHDVHALILGRAQTGLQAFF is encoded by the coding sequence ATGACTGACAAACCTGCCCTGCGCGCCAAAGATGCCCCGGACCTGGGCCGTTTCAATTGGGAAGACCCGTTGCGGTTGGAGGACCAGCTGACTGAAGACGAGCGGATGATCACCGCCTCGGCCCGCGCCTATGCTCAGGAAAAACTTCAACCTCGAGTGCTAAGCGCTTATGAAAACGAGGAAACTGATCCGGAAATTTTCCGCGAGATGGGCGGGATGGGTCTGTTGGGCACCACCATCCCGGAGGAATACGGCGGGCTTGGCAGCGGCTATGTGTCATACGGCTTGGTCGCCCGCGAGGTGGAGCGCGTCGACAGCGGTTACCGCTCAATGATGTCGGTGCAAAGTTCGCTGGTGATGTATCCGATTTACGCATACGGAAGCGAAGAACAGCGCCGGAAATACCTGCCCAAGCTTGCTACCGGCGAATGGATCGGTTGTTTCGGCCTTACTGAACCGGACGCGGGTTCTGATCCCGCCGGTATGAAAACCCGGGCTGAAAAGACCGAAGGCGGTTACCGTCTGACCGGCTCCAAAATGTGGATTTCCAACGCGCCTATCGCCGATGTCTTTGTTGTCTGGGCAAAATCCGAAGCCCACGGCGGCAAGATCCGCGGTTTTGTGCTGGAGAAGGGCTTGAAAGGCCTGAGCGCGCCAAAAATAAAAAACAAGGCCAGCCTGCGCGCGTCCGTCACTGGTGAGATCGTAATGGACGGTGTTGAGGTCGGCGAGGATGCGTTGCTGCCGCATGTTCAAGGGCTCAAAGGTCCGTTCGGCTGTTTGAACCGCGCGCGTTATGGCATCAGCTGGGGTGCAATGGGCGCGGCTGAGGCTTGCTGGCACGCCGCCCGGCAATATGGCCTGGATCGCACGCAATTCGGGCGTCCGCTGGCCAACACCCAGCTGTTTCAGCTGAAACTGGCGAACATGCAGACGGAAATTACTTTGGGTCTGCAGGCGTCACTGCAGGTTGGGCGGCTGATGGATGCCGCCAGCGCTGCTCCGGAAATGATCTCGATCATCAAACGCAACAACTGCGGCAAGGCGCTGGATATCGCCCGCATGGCGCGGGATATGCACGGTGGCAACGGCATCAGCCTGGAGTTCAACGTGATCCGCCACATGGTGAACCTGGAGACGGTGAACACTTATGAGGGCACCCACGACGTGCATGCCTTGATCCTGGGTCGGGCTCAGACCGGATTGCAGGCTTTCTTCTAA
- the pstB gene encoding phosphate ABC transporter ATP-binding protein PstB, whose protein sequence is MNDMTLMENTVDTQKIKIAAKDVNVHYGDSHAIKDVNVEIEDKTVTAFIGPSGCGKSTFLRCLNRMNDTIDICRVKGDILLDGEDIYDRRVDPVQLRAKVGMVFQKPNPFPKSIYDNVAYGPRIHGLAKNKAELDEIVEKSLRRAAIWDEVKDRLDAPGTGLSGGQQQRLCIARAVATEPEVLLMDEPCSALDPIATAQVEELIDELRSQYSVVIVTHSMQQAARVSQKTAFFHLGNLVEFGPTGQIFTNPEDPRTESYITGRIG, encoded by the coding sequence ACATGACCTTGATGGAAAACACCGTGGACACACAGAAAATCAAAATCGCCGCCAAGGACGTCAACGTCCACTACGGCGACAGCCACGCGATCAAAGACGTGAATGTCGAGATCGAGGACAAGACCGTCACCGCCTTTATCGGCCCCTCGGGCTGTGGCAAGTCGACCTTCCTGCGCTGTTTGAACCGGATGAACGATACCATTGATATCTGCCGCGTGAAGGGCGACATCCTGCTGGATGGCGAGGATATCTATGACCGTCGCGTCGACCCGGTACAGCTGCGCGCCAAGGTCGGCATGGTGTTCCAAAAGCCGAACCCGTTTCCGAAATCGATCTATGACAACGTGGCCTATGGCCCGCGCATTCACGGCCTTGCCAAGAACAAGGCGGAACTGGATGAGATCGTTGAAAAATCCCTGCGCCGCGCAGCCATCTGGGACGAGGTGAAAGACCGCCTTGATGCCCCTGGTACCGGCCTGTCCGGCGGCCAGCAGCAGCGCCTGTGCATCGCCCGCGCCGTAGCCACAGAACCCGAAGTACTGCTGATGGACGAACCCTGTTCAGCGCTCGACCCCATCGCGACTGCGCAAGTGGAGGAACTGATCGACGAACTGCGCAGCCAGTATTCGGTGGTGATCGTCACCCACTCAATGCAGCAGGCCGCGCGCGTCAGCCAGAAGACCGCCTTCTTCCACCTCGGCAATCTGGTGGAATTCGGTCCCACCGGCCAGATCTTCACCAATCCCGAAGATCCGCGCACCGAGAGCTACATTACCGGCCGGATCGGCTGA
- the phoB gene encoding phosphate regulon transcriptional regulator PhoB, with amino-acid sequence MAADQPTVLVVEDEMAQREVLAYNLEADGFRVLRAKDGEEALLMVEEDMPDMIILDWMMPNLSGIEVCRRLKTRAETRNIPVIMLSARSEEVDKVRGLETGADDYVVKPYSVAELMARVRSQLRRVRPSTVGVRLEYDDIVLDAETHKVSRGGNPLKLGPTEFRLLSTFIEKPGRVWSREQLLDRVWGRDIYVDTRTVDVHIGRLRKALTQHGGNDPVRTVRGAGYALG; translated from the coding sequence ATGGCTGCCGATCAGCCCACTGTTCTGGTTGTAGAAGACGAAATGGCACAACGGGAAGTGCTGGCCTATAACCTCGAAGCGGACGGTTTTCGTGTGCTCAGGGCCAAGGACGGCGAGGAAGCCTTGCTGATGGTTGAGGAGGACATGCCGGATATGATCATCCTCGATTGGATGATGCCCAACCTCAGCGGCATTGAAGTGTGCCGCCGCCTCAAGACCCGCGCGGAAACCCGCAATATCCCGGTGATAATGCTCTCCGCGAGGTCCGAAGAAGTGGACAAGGTGCGCGGCCTGGAAACCGGCGCCGACGATTACGTTGTGAAACCCTATTCAGTGGCGGAGCTTATGGCCCGCGTGCGCAGCCAGCTGCGCCGGGTGCGGCCCTCTACCGTGGGTGTGCGGCTGGAATATGATGATATCGTACTGGACGCCGAAACCCACAAGGTCAGCCGGGGCGGCAATCCGCTCAAGCTGGGACCGACCGAATTCCGCCTGCTCTCCACTTTCATTGAAAAACCGGGCCGGGTGTGGAGCCGTGAACAGCTGCTGGATCGCGTCTGGGGCCGTGACATCTACGTCGACACCCGCACCGTCGACGTCCACATCGGCCGATTGCGCAAGGCGCTCACCCAGCACGGCGGCAACGATCCCGTTCGTACGGTGCGCGGCGCTGGCTACGCCTTAGGCTGA
- a CDS encoding LysR family transcriptional regulator, whose product MTVPRKFLPSISSLRALEAVDRLGSASAAADELALTQGAVSRQLQTLERQLGMELVQRDQKRLALTTEAQDYAAEIRQALNQIVQSTLRLQAAPLAGSLNLAILPAFGMRWLMPRLPEFARLHPDVTINMATRLEPFNFATEPFDAAIHFGDASWPGTQSLLLKHEQLLPVCAPLLLEGRSIDEVKDILKLPLLHIQTRTSAWTDWFEQNGIEAGASLGGTIYDQFATITQAALHGLGVALMPDYLVEQDLATGRLVALHPEPVETEGAYYLVWPERKSNAPALMKFRTWLAGKAQPEDPLPR is encoded by the coding sequence ATGACTGTGCCGCGTAAATTCCTGCCCTCGATCTCCTCGCTGCGCGCGCTGGAGGCAGTGGACCGGCTGGGCAGCGCCTCGGCGGCTGCAGATGAATTGGCGTTAACACAAGGGGCCGTCAGCCGCCAGCTGCAGACGCTGGAACGGCAATTGGGGATGGAACTGGTGCAACGGGACCAGAAGCGGCTGGCCTTGACTACAGAGGCCCAGGATTACGCCGCCGAGATCCGCCAGGCATTGAACCAGATTGTGCAATCCACCCTGCGTTTACAGGCCGCGCCGCTGGCCGGGTCGCTCAATCTGGCAATTCTGCCTGCCTTTGGCATGCGCTGGCTGATGCCGCGGCTGCCGGAATTTGCCCGGCTGCACCCGGATGTGACAATCAACATGGCGACCCGGCTGGAACCTTTCAACTTTGCCACTGAACCCTTTGATGCAGCGATACATTTTGGGGATGCGTCCTGGCCGGGCACGCAATCGCTGCTATTGAAGCACGAGCAGCTTTTGCCGGTCTGCGCACCGCTGCTTCTGGAAGGGCGCAGCATTGATGAGGTCAAAGACATCCTGAAGCTGCCGCTGTTGCACATTCAAACCAGAACAAGCGCCTGGACCGATTGGTTTGAGCAGAATGGTATTGAAGCTGGTGCCAGCCTGGGCGGTACGATCTATGATCAATTCGCAACCATCACCCAGGCTGCGCTGCATGGGTTGGGTGTCGCCTTGATGCCGGATTATCTGGTCGAGCAGGATCTGGCGACAGGCCGCCTGGTGGCGCTGCATCCGGAGCCGGTGGAAACCGAAGGCGCCTATTACCTGGTCTGGCCGGAGCGGAAATCCAACGCGCCGGCGCTGATGAAGTTCCGCACCTGGCTGGCCGGGAAAGCCCAACCCGAAGACCCGCTGCCGCGCTAA